The Zingiber officinale cultivar Zhangliang chromosome 10A, Zo_v1.1, whole genome shotgun sequence genome contains a region encoding:
- the LOC122026396 gene encoding BEL1-like homeodomain protein 7 isoform X1, producing MPSSQPREEDMPTFYSLSDDQSGAASNHIPNVPGNAPYSESLVPGTMTYLTFSHSSFTDALAGNTQTQQSHHELPVATTIFSQGFSGANTDILTSRLGNHTYNTWKDGRNEMLFMQTVDGSINGSDDLLNAEDPQMRMRTQLGILHGQSLSLQQSNVALVQNQGLSLSLSTQMPVPSIQYQLASSDLSHIGSNQSASGNVTLSQETFQNKHMHGSSLSYEHPVLTTMIPNSKYLKAAQQLLDEVVNVEKALKKTDKSQGGHTSNHTAAKDAGGGLKTEGKTSNSQEAATTSSCELSPSEKQDLQNKVTMLLGMLDEVDRRYKQYYHQMQIIVSYFDTIAGCGAAKPYTSLALLTISRRFRCLRDAISGQVQLVRKSLGEADNSSGMSGGLSRLRHIDQQLRQQRAMQQFGMMQPHAWRPQRGLPESSVSILRAWLFEHFLHPYPKDSEKLMLARQTGLSRSQVSNWFINARVRLWKPMIEDMYKEEFGDIEIDSNSSSENPTKRKEDVQSSEDHEELQNAGASRCQTSQISEPCIIPTIEMAGSAAAFQNESTIQVSNMNLKISNQRPVGEDSNFLQDALNSADRSERFFAYQMAELSQYGNSGVSLTLGLQQCDLGLPMADNHQTFLAVAGNDVYDATPAGPETADYEYANVGDRQQRFGSTHLLHDFVS from the exons ATGCCCTCTTCTCAG CCAAGGGAAGAAGACATGCCTACTTTCTATTCATTATCTGATGATCAGAGTGGAGCTGCTTCAAATCATATCCCCAACGTACCAGGGAATGCTCCATATTCTGAATCATTGGTTCCTGGCACCATGACATATCTTACCTTCTCACATTCCTCATTTACAGATGCATTAGCTGGCAATACTCAAACCCAACAGAGCCATCATGAGCTTCCTGTTGCCACTACCATCTTTTCACAAGGATTTAGTGGGGCAAATACTGATATTCTCACCTCTCGTCTTGGCAACCATACTTATAATACTTGGAAGGATGGGAGAAATGAGATGTTATTTATGCAGACAGTTGATGGCTCTATAAATGGCTCAGATGATCTACTTAATGCTGAGGATCCTCAGATGCGTATGCGGACACAGTTGGGCATCCTACACGGGCAGAGCTTGTCTTTGCAACAGTCAAATGTAGCATTGGTGCAAAATCAGGGCTTATCACTTAGCCTTAGCACACAAATGCCAGTTCCTTCAATTCAGTACCAGCTAGCTAGCTCGGATCTCTCTCATATAGGTTCTAATCAGTCAGCTTCTGGAAATGTTACTTTAAGCCAGGAAACGTTTCAAAACAAACATATGCATGGTAGTTCCTTGTCCTATGAGCACCCAGTTCTTACAACAATGATCCCAAATTCCAAATATCTCAAGGCAGCACAACAATTACTTGATGAGGTTGTTAATGTTGAGAAGGCTTTAAAGAAAACAGACAAAAGCCAAGGTGGCCATACTTCTAATCACACTGCAGCTAAGGATGCTGGTGGGGGATTGAAGACTGAAGGGAAGACATCAAACTCTCAAGAAGCTGCCACTACTTCCTCTTGCGAGCTCTCACCTTCTGAAAAACAGGACCTTCAGAACAAGGTCACAATGTTATTAGGGATGCTGGATGAG GTTGACAGAAGATATAAACAGTATTACCATCAGATGCAGATAATAGTGTCTTACTTTGACACTATAGCTGGTTGTGGAGCTGCCAAGCCATACACTTCACTTGCCCTTTTGACAATTTCTCGTCGTTTTCGCTGCTTGAGAGATGCCATCAGTGGCCAAGTTCAACTTGTAAGGAAAAGCCTTGGAGAAGCAGATAACTCAAGTGGTATGAGTGGTGGGTTATCTCGACTTCGCCACATAGATCAGCAGTTGAGGCAACAGAGAGCGATGCAGCAATTTGGCATGATGCAACCACATGCCTGGAGACCACAAAGGGGTTTGCCTGAGTCGTCTGTCTCAATTCTTCGTGCTTGGTTATTTGAGCACTTCCTTCACCC TTACCCGAAGGATTCTGAGAAGCTAATGCTTGCAAGACAGACAGGCTTGTCAAGAAGTCAG GTTTCAAACTGGTTCATCAATGCACGAGTTCGCCTTTGGAAGCCCATGATTGAAGACATGTACAAAGAAGAGTTTGGTGACATCGAGATTGACTCGAACTCTTCTTCAGAAAATCCCACGAAACGAAAAGAAGATGTTCAATCCTCCGAGGACCATGAGGAACTACAAAATGCAGGTGCTTCAAGATGCCAAACAAGCCAGATAAGTGAACCTTGTATTATTCCAACCATTGAGATGGCAGGGTCAGCTGCTGCTTTTCAAAATGAATCAACTATCCAAGTCTCGAATATGAATTTAAAGATCAGCAATCAAAGGCCAGTTGGAGAAGATTCCAACTTTTTACAAGATGCTCTTAACAGCGCAGACCGAAGTGAGAGGTTTTTTGCATATCAGATGGCTGAGTTAAGTCAGTACGGAAACAGTGGGGTGTCTCTCACACTGGGGCTTCAGCAGTGTGATTTAGGCCTTCCTATGGCAGACAACCATCAAACCTTTCTTGCAGTGGCAGGAAATGATGTATATGATGCCACTCCAGCTGGACCAGAAACAGCTGACTATGAATATGCAAATGTAGGGGATCGGCAGCAAAGATTTGGATCGACACATTTGCTGCATGATTTTGTCTCTTAG
- the LOC122026396 gene encoding BEL1-like homeodomain protein 7 isoform X2 produces MPTFYSLSDDQSGAASNHIPNVPGNAPYSESLVPGTMTYLTFSHSSFTDALAGNTQTQQSHHELPVATTIFSQGFSGANTDILTSRLGNHTYNTWKDGRNEMLFMQTVDGSINGSDDLLNAEDPQMRMRTQLGILHGQSLSLQQSNVALVQNQGLSLSLSTQMPVPSIQYQLASSDLSHIGSNQSASGNVTLSQETFQNKHMHGSSLSYEHPVLTTMIPNSKYLKAAQQLLDEVVNVEKALKKTDKSQGGHTSNHTAAKDAGGGLKTEGKTSNSQEAATTSSCELSPSEKQDLQNKVTMLLGMLDEVDRRYKQYYHQMQIIVSYFDTIAGCGAAKPYTSLALLTISRRFRCLRDAISGQVQLVRKSLGEADNSSGMSGGLSRLRHIDQQLRQQRAMQQFGMMQPHAWRPQRGLPESSVSILRAWLFEHFLHPYPKDSEKLMLARQTGLSRSQVSNWFINARVRLWKPMIEDMYKEEFGDIEIDSNSSSENPTKRKEDVQSSEDHEELQNAGASRCQTSQISEPCIIPTIEMAGSAAAFQNESTIQVSNMNLKISNQRPVGEDSNFLQDALNSADRSERFFAYQMAELSQYGNSGVSLTLGLQQCDLGLPMADNHQTFLAVAGNDVYDATPAGPETADYEYANVGDRQQRFGSTHLLHDFVS; encoded by the exons ATGCCTACTTTCTATTCATTATCTGATGATCAGAGTGGAGCTGCTTCAAATCATATCCCCAACGTACCAGGGAATGCTCCATATTCTGAATCATTGGTTCCTGGCACCATGACATATCTTACCTTCTCACATTCCTCATTTACAGATGCATTAGCTGGCAATACTCAAACCCAACAGAGCCATCATGAGCTTCCTGTTGCCACTACCATCTTTTCACAAGGATTTAGTGGGGCAAATACTGATATTCTCACCTCTCGTCTTGGCAACCATACTTATAATACTTGGAAGGATGGGAGAAATGAGATGTTATTTATGCAGACAGTTGATGGCTCTATAAATGGCTCAGATGATCTACTTAATGCTGAGGATCCTCAGATGCGTATGCGGACACAGTTGGGCATCCTACACGGGCAGAGCTTGTCTTTGCAACAGTCAAATGTAGCATTGGTGCAAAATCAGGGCTTATCACTTAGCCTTAGCACACAAATGCCAGTTCCTTCAATTCAGTACCAGCTAGCTAGCTCGGATCTCTCTCATATAGGTTCTAATCAGTCAGCTTCTGGAAATGTTACTTTAAGCCAGGAAACGTTTCAAAACAAACATATGCATGGTAGTTCCTTGTCCTATGAGCACCCAGTTCTTACAACAATGATCCCAAATTCCAAATATCTCAAGGCAGCACAACAATTACTTGATGAGGTTGTTAATGTTGAGAAGGCTTTAAAGAAAACAGACAAAAGCCAAGGTGGCCATACTTCTAATCACACTGCAGCTAAGGATGCTGGTGGGGGATTGAAGACTGAAGGGAAGACATCAAACTCTCAAGAAGCTGCCACTACTTCCTCTTGCGAGCTCTCACCTTCTGAAAAACAGGACCTTCAGAACAAGGTCACAATGTTATTAGGGATGCTGGATGAG GTTGACAGAAGATATAAACAGTATTACCATCAGATGCAGATAATAGTGTCTTACTTTGACACTATAGCTGGTTGTGGAGCTGCCAAGCCATACACTTCACTTGCCCTTTTGACAATTTCTCGTCGTTTTCGCTGCTTGAGAGATGCCATCAGTGGCCAAGTTCAACTTGTAAGGAAAAGCCTTGGAGAAGCAGATAACTCAAGTGGTATGAGTGGTGGGTTATCTCGACTTCGCCACATAGATCAGCAGTTGAGGCAACAGAGAGCGATGCAGCAATTTGGCATGATGCAACCACATGCCTGGAGACCACAAAGGGGTTTGCCTGAGTCGTCTGTCTCAATTCTTCGTGCTTGGTTATTTGAGCACTTCCTTCACCC TTACCCGAAGGATTCTGAGAAGCTAATGCTTGCAAGACAGACAGGCTTGTCAAGAAGTCAG GTTTCAAACTGGTTCATCAATGCACGAGTTCGCCTTTGGAAGCCCATGATTGAAGACATGTACAAAGAAGAGTTTGGTGACATCGAGATTGACTCGAACTCTTCTTCAGAAAATCCCACGAAACGAAAAGAAGATGTTCAATCCTCCGAGGACCATGAGGAACTACAAAATGCAGGTGCTTCAAGATGCCAAACAAGCCAGATAAGTGAACCTTGTATTATTCCAACCATTGAGATGGCAGGGTCAGCTGCTGCTTTTCAAAATGAATCAACTATCCAAGTCTCGAATATGAATTTAAAGATCAGCAATCAAAGGCCAGTTGGAGAAGATTCCAACTTTTTACAAGATGCTCTTAACAGCGCAGACCGAAGTGAGAGGTTTTTTGCATATCAGATGGCTGAGTTAAGTCAGTACGGAAACAGTGGGGTGTCTCTCACACTGGGGCTTCAGCAGTGTGATTTAGGCCTTCCTATGGCAGACAACCATCAAACCTTTCTTGCAGTGGCAGGAAATGATGTATATGATGCCACTCCAGCTGGACCAGAAACAGCTGACTATGAATATGCAAATGTAGGGGATCGGCAGCAAAGATTTGGATCGACACATTTGCTGCATGATTTTGTCTCTTAG